In Halobacteriovorax sp. HLS, the following are encoded in one genomic region:
- a CDS encoding ATP-binding protein, with protein MIKEKSKKFLNFDNSKIYPFIFTVIFIIVLFQYSFSSLESIFYDLRIKFDWGISHQDEIVLITMDEESDQFLGESYPYTYASHEGLVKKLIKDSPRSIGYLVGMLEPDSDREDLALYKFKKEIKSFQSGGGVFRFGTNMDDWDEHLPPTDLKDLGYSLALLNVDNATFAKDDISRRALINISGEESFHLWMANKYRATRGLEALDATSIQGSYYLQEADATFALFRYYTSPVSKKAKIKRIPFHRVLVGNFPKGFFEDKIVLVGPSYISNTNDTVLTPFNREEYTSSKLAIHAVIIEAFMQNKTVLQIPKDVSYVIAILVALFLSIIITKMRPTTGLAMTLSIMFGIIFLAYFLFSLLGLWLYITHIVLTVFVVYYIWVPFRAIGEYQRRYAIQEETKLLKKVENLKQNFISLMSHDLKTPVAKIAGMADVMKQKNSSNIELTKGLDSIIVATKELNKFISSILDLTKVESRNISLNMVSKDINTILESTVEGLRYEASTKNVNVVQDLAPLYPIEFDINLMKRVFSNLVENAIKYSGEGSEVLIKTTDDEQWVYISISDNGVGIPAEEVEYIFEKFYRVKNDASHSIKGTGLGLYLVKYFVELHGGTISAESELGNGTTFNIKLKNQ; from the coding sequence TTGATTAAAGAAAAATCAAAGAAGTTTCTCAACTTTGATAACTCAAAAATATACCCTTTTATATTTACAGTAATATTTATTATTGTGCTTTTCCAATATTCATTTTCATCATTAGAGTCGATATTTTATGACTTGAGAATAAAGTTCGACTGGGGAATATCACATCAAGATGAAATTGTTCTAATTACAATGGATGAAGAAAGTGACCAGTTTTTAGGAGAAAGTTATCCCTATACTTATGCTTCTCATGAAGGTCTTGTAAAAAAACTAATAAAGGATAGTCCAAGATCAATTGGTTATTTGGTTGGAATGCTAGAGCCGGATTCTGATAGAGAAGACTTAGCATTGTATAAATTTAAAAAAGAGATAAAGTCCTTTCAATCAGGTGGGGGGGTCTTTAGATTCGGTACCAATATGGATGATTGGGATGAGCATCTACCACCTACTGACTTAAAAGACCTTGGGTATTCCCTTGCGCTTTTAAATGTAGATAATGCAACATTTGCGAAAGACGATATAAGCCGTAGGGCCTTGATTAATATTTCTGGGGAAGAGTCATTTCATTTATGGATGGCTAATAAATATAGGGCCACACGAGGTCTTGAGGCCCTAGATGCAACTTCTATTCAAGGTTCTTACTACCTTCAAGAAGCAGATGCTACATTCGCGCTATTTAGATACTACACAAGTCCTGTGTCCAAAAAAGCTAAAATAAAGAGAATACCTTTTCATAGGGTGCTTGTTGGAAACTTTCCAAAGGGTTTCTTTGAAGACAAGATTGTTTTAGTTGGACCAAGTTATATTTCTAATACTAATGACACTGTCTTAACACCGTTTAATAGAGAAGAATATACTTCCTCAAAACTTGCTATTCATGCTGTTATCATTGAAGCATTTATGCAAAACAAAACAGTTCTGCAAATTCCAAAAGATGTCTCTTATGTGATTGCGATTCTTGTCGCTTTATTCTTGTCTATTATTATAACTAAGATGAGACCAACCACCGGCTTGGCCATGACATTATCCATTATGTTTGGAATTATATTTCTAGCATATTTTCTGTTCTCTCTTCTTGGTCTTTGGTTATACATAACTCATATTGTACTAACAGTCTTTGTTGTTTACTATATCTGGGTTCCATTTAGGGCCATTGGAGAATATCAAAGACGCTATGCTATTCAAGAAGAAACAAAATTATTAAAGAAAGTAGAAAACTTAAAACAGAACTTCATCTCATTAATGAGTCACGACTTAAAAACACCTGTTGCAAAAATTGCAGGAATGGCCGATGTTATGAAGCAAAAGAATTCAAGTAATATTGAATTAACAAAAGGACTTGACTCTATAATCGTTGCGACAAAAGAATTAAATAAATTTATATCTTCTATCTTAGATTTAACAAAAGTCGAGTCTAGAAATATTTCACTCAATATGGTTTCCAAAGATATAAACACAATATTAGAAAGTACTGTAGAAGGATTACGTTATGAGGCATCTACAAAGAATGTTAATGTTGTTCAGGATCTTGCACCTTTGTATCCAATTGAGTTTGACATAAATTTAATGAAGCGAGTTTTTTCAAACCTCGTTGAAAATGCTATTAAATACTCTGGAGAGGGATCTGAGGTATTAATTAAAACTACTGATGATGAACAATGGGTCTATATCTCAATTAGTGATAATGGCGTTGGAATTCCTGCTGAGGAAGTAGAATATATATTTGAGAAATTTTATCGGGTAAAGAATGACGCAAGTCACTCAATTAAAGGAACCGGTCTTGGTTTATATCTGGTAAAATACTTTGTAGAGTTACATGGTGGAACTATTTCTGCTGAATCAGAACTTGGAAATGGAACTACATTTAATATAAAATTAAAGAATCAATAA
- a CDS encoding sigma-54 dependent transcriptional regulator, which produces MHRVLVVDDDKVLQDSVKQALEFHHFRVDTADNGKEALSAVYKEKYDLVVMDVNMPEMSGIEALVEIKKYDPSIIVLILTAYSNVGDAVKAVKEGAYNYLEKPISSENLVALIKRALKARSLVETSVFSAPTLSLGQGDDQFVGESDVMQKVFGVISKLAQVNTPVLIRGESGTGKELVARAIHYNGPRKDDKFVTINLAAIPDNLIESELFGHEKGAFTGASERKIGKFQYADGGTIFLDEIGDVSPTMQVKLLRVLQEKSFTPIGSNRDIKVDVRVIAASHKPFEEMIKEGDFREDLFYRLNVLPVYLPPLRERKSDIPFLIDYYVTYFNGIHNLDMKGCVPDALKALTNYSWPGNIRELRNVIEHAFIIESSEQINISSLPDSVKKSANIAAEAEESEDSSVQIDFAGIQNSVVDRAIGDNEISKYSFAFATVTEENEIKMDFQVAKDLFEKEFIIHALKLNKGKINQTALKANIPKKTLLRKIEKYEINPKSYY; this is translated from the coding sequence ATGCATAGAGTACTAGTTGTAGATGACGATAAGGTTTTACAAGACTCAGTCAAACAAGCACTAGAGTTTCACCACTTTAGAGTAGACACGGCAGATAATGGAAAAGAAGCTCTGAGCGCTGTTTATAAAGAAAAGTACGATCTAGTTGTAATGGATGTAAATATGCCTGAGATGAGTGGAATTGAAGCCCTCGTCGAAATAAAGAAATATGACCCTTCTATTATTGTATTAATTCTCACAGCATATTCTAATGTTGGAGATGCTGTTAAAGCCGTAAAAGAAGGTGCATATAATTATCTAGAAAAGCCAATATCATCTGAGAATCTAGTTGCTCTTATTAAGAGAGCATTAAAAGCAAGGAGCTTAGTTGAGACATCAGTTTTTTCTGCTCCAACCTTATCTTTAGGGCAAGGTGATGATCAGTTTGTTGGTGAGTCCGATGTCATGCAAAAGGTTTTTGGAGTTATAAGTAAACTAGCTCAGGTAAATACTCCAGTTCTTATTCGTGGTGAGTCTGGTACAGGTAAGGAACTTGTTGCAAGGGCCATTCACTATAATGGACCTAGAAAAGATGATAAATTTGTAACCATAAATTTAGCTGCAATTCCGGATAACTTAATTGAGTCTGAACTTTTCGGTCACGAAAAAGGGGCTTTCACTGGAGCAAGTGAGAGAAAGATAGGTAAGTTTCAATACGCTGACGGTGGGACTATATTTTTAGATGAAATTGGAGATGTATCTCCTACAATGCAAGTTAAGCTTCTTAGAGTTTTACAAGAAAAGTCTTTTACACCGATTGGATCTAATAGAGATATTAAAGTTGATGTAAGAGTTATTGCGGCTTCTCATAAGCCATTTGAAGAAATGATTAAAGAAGGGGACTTTAGAGAAGATTTATTTTACAGACTAAATGTCCTACCTGTTTATCTTCCACCTTTAAGAGAGAGAAAGTCTGATATACCATTTTTAATAGATTATTATGTGACTTACTTTAATGGTATTCATAATTTAGATATGAAAGGTTGCGTACCTGACGCTTTAAAAGCTTTAACGAATTATAGTTGGCCAGGAAATATTAGAGAGCTTAGAAATGTTATTGAGCACGCTTTTATCATTGAGTCTTCTGAACAAATAAATATTTCATCTCTTCCTGATTCTGTTAAGAAGTCTGCAAATATAGCTGCGGAAGCAGAAGAGTCGGAAGATTCAAGTGTTCAAATCGACTTTGCTGGTATTCAAAACTCTGTAGTTGATAGAGCTATTGGAGATAATGAAATTAGTAAGTACTCTTTTGCATTTGCAACTGTAACTGAAGAAAATGAAATAAAAATGGATTTCCAAGTTGCGAAGGATCTTTTTGAAAAAGAATTCATTATTCACGCTTTAAAGCTTAATAAGGGTAAAATTAACCAGACAGCGCTCAAAGCAAATATTCCTAAGAAAACGCTACTTAGAAAAATAGAAAAGTATGAAATTAATCCAAAATCGTATTATTAG
- the lspA gene encoding signal peptidase II, protein MDRIWKMSLMIVGVILLDQFTKGAIQQNFRLGESLAVIPGFFNLVYVQNSGAAFGMGAGAGDFIRITFFLILPTIACLWLLWLIWTTRHTSAWLCTTYSLIFAGAVGNLIDRYSLKYVVDMFDFYIGTKHFAAFNIADSAISIAAVMLIIDFIYFEKMRKSKELQVEKKEA, encoded by the coding sequence ATGGATAGAATTTGGAAAATGTCTCTAATGATTGTTGGAGTGATTTTACTTGATCAATTCACAAAGGGTGCTATTCAACAAAACTTTAGGCTTGGAGAATCGCTTGCAGTTATTCCTGGATTTTTTAATTTAGTTTATGTTCAAAACTCTGGTGCTGCATTTGGAATGGGAGCTGGAGCAGGGGACTTTATTCGAATAACTTTCTTTTTGATCTTACCTACGATTGCATGCTTATGGCTTTTGTGGCTTATATGGACGACGAGGCACACTAGTGCTTGGCTGTGTACTACTTATAGTTTGATATTTGCAGGAGCGGTTGGAAATCTGATAGATAGATACTCGCTTAAATATGTTGTTGATATGTTCGATTTTTATATTGGAACTAAGCACTTTGCTGCTTTTAATATTGCAGATAGTGCAATTAGTATTGCAGCGGTGATGTTAATTATAGATTTTATATATTTTGAAAAAATGAGAAAGTCTAAAGAGTTACAGGTAGAAAAAAAGGAAGCTTAA
- a CDS encoding 4Fe-4S dicluster domain-containing protein has product MNDERTVILENPFHEARQKPLRKGKKPPKLLAVVHQSGCTGCEVCIAGCPVDSIELVPGPVSENPEFRQTVEIDLARCIGCQNCSQDCPWETITMYNSDDAFIAWGSETLKSALYVTEDNLVELNKLHGVEDVVQEEVAE; this is encoded by the coding sequence ATGAACGATGAAAGAACCGTAATATTAGAGAATCCATTTCACGAAGCGAGACAAAAGCCGCTTAGAAAGGGTAAAAAACCACCTAAACTACTTGCTGTAGTGCACCAAAGTGGCTGTACTGGCTGTGAGGTTTGTATTGCAGGTTGTCCTGTTGACTCGATCGAGCTAGTTCCTGGACCAGTGAGCGAAAACCCTGAATTTAGACAAACTGTAGAAATAGACTTAGCAAGGTGTATTGGTTGTCAGAACTGTTCTCAAGATTGTCCTTGGGAAACTATTACAATGTATAACTCTGACGATGCTTTCATAGCTTGGGGTAGCGAGACTTTGAAGTCGGCCCTCTATGTTACTGAAGACAACTTAGTAGAACTTAATAAACTCCACGGAGTTGAAGATGTTGTACAAGAGGAAGTTGCAGAATAA